The window AGTAGATCGCCACCGCGGAGAGCGACCCGACGAGTGTGTAGGGGTTCGCGCCGCCGAGCACCTGGGCGGTGCCGACCGCGGGGTCCGTGCTCGACCTCCCCTGGATGCACTGCACCCGCCACTTGCCGGTCCCGTAGGCCACGGCAGCCGCGGCGCTGGTCTGGTAGCTGACCGCGGCCACGCCGTCCACGTAGAGGGTGAGCACCGCCGGATAGGGCGACCCGGCCGGCGGTGCAGGATTCGGCTGGACCGTGGCGACCAGGTGGTGCCAGGCGCCGTCCCGGATCGCTGTCGGGCTGGTGAGGGTGGTGTAGACGGCGCCGCCGCGGGTGGCAACGGCGACGTTGGCGGCCGGGGTGCCGGCGGACAGTCCGGGCGTGTTGACGGCGAAGGCTGGCAGCCCGGCGGGTGTGAGGTAGAGGGTGCGGTCGGCGGCGGAGGTGGTGGTCTCCTGCGACGGTGCGTAGCCGAGCACCAGCCCCCCGTTCAGACTGTTGGTGCTCACCCAGGCCTCCAGGGTCAACGCCACCGGAGCGGGGGCGTTCCACACCGCCGCCCCCGAGACCTGGTTGTTGGTCCCGCTGGTGGCCGGCGGCCGCATGCAGGTGCCGCCGAAGTTGAACGTCGTGCCGTAGGAGGGGGTCGGGTGGATGCCCGGCGGACCGGCGACCTGGAAGTTCGCGGCCGCCGGTTGCAGCAGGCCGAGCAACCCGTTGCACAGCAGCGTCAGCAGTTGGCCACCGTTGAGGGTGCAGTTCGGGGGTGCCGCGATCGCATAGTCGTGGCTGTTCCCGGAGATGTCGCCGACCCCGGTGGTGGTGGCGGTGTTCGCCGGCGCGGCGTCGGACATCGGCAGGTAGAGCGCCGGCGCATCGGCCAGCACGGCCTGTTGGTAGGTCGCGAAGGCGAAGGTGTTGCCGTTGTTCCGGGTGGTGGAGGTGAACACGGCACCGGTACCCGACCAGAGCAGCATCGGCACCAACGCCAGGGCGACCGTGAGCACCGCCGGCCAGGCGGCCCGCCGCAGCACGGACCGCCGGGCCGGGAGCTCAGCGTGGCGCGACATGCCGTCCGCCCTTGGACAGCTCCGGGTCGGACCGCCAGACCACCAGCGCCAGCAGCACACTGGCCCAGAACACTCCCAGCGGCACCCAGTGCCGCTGCTGCGCCCAGACCATCGGCAGACCGATCCACGGGACGAGAATGCGCCCGGTACCGATGATGTCGGCGCGGGTGATCTCCAGCGGGTCGGCCACCGAGTTGGCGTCGCCCTTCGTGGTGATCCGTCCGTCGACATCGGCGGAGATCCGGTGGGTGGTGACGGCCCCGGCCAGATCGGGGTTGTGGAAGGTGACGACCTGGCCCTTGCTGTAGTCGTCGCGTGCTTGCACGATCACCACGTCACCGACCTCGATCTTCGGTGCCATCGAACCGGACCGCACCACGAAGGTGCTCCAGCCCGGCAGCAGGCCGACCAGGGTGACCAGCAGGGTCGCGCCGATCAGGAAGCACAGGTACAGCCGGGCAAGCTGGGACAGGGCGAACCGGAACCACCACGACGGCGGGAAGCGCAGTGTGCCATCGGGTGTCGGCTCGTCGATCGGGCGGCGCTGGGTGGGCAGGACCACCCGTGGTGCCGGCCGGTCGTCGGCCGGGCGCCGTGGTCGGGCGGGTGCCGGTTGCAGCAGGTCCAGGCCCACCTCCGTCCCACGGACCCTGGAGAGCCGGTGGTGCACCGGATGACTGGACATCATCCGGTGCACTCCTGGTCGTGGGGTCCTGGCTCGGGCCGGGGTGGGTCCGGCTCACGCCGGTGGTGGGCCGGGCACATGCGGATGGCGGTGGCCGGCCGGGGGATCAGCTGCCGGCGGTCTGCGTCCATACGAAGTCGGCGCCGGTGGTGCCACCCTGGATGGTGTTGCCGGTACCGGCGTCCAGGGTCCACTGGATGAGGAACAGGCCGTACTCACCCGCGGCGTTGCCCGCGGTGGTCCAGGTGGTGGCGACCGGGGTGGTGGTGACCGCGTTGAGGTGCGTGTCCGGCACGACGGTGCTGACGGTGCCCGGGGTGGTGGCGGTGGCGCCGGCCGGGGCGGACGCGGGAACCGCTGCGGCGATCCAGTTGTCGCACGCGGTGTGGGCCGCGGCGTCGCCGGTGGCGGCACTGGCGCCGTACTTGACGTTCAGTGTCAGCACGTTGGAGATGTTCGGGGTGCCGGTCACCACGTTGGCCACGTTGAACCGGACCGCGGACGCGAAGTTGCCGGTCGCCTTCACCGCGATGCACTTGGCGCCGGTCGCGCCGGGCACCAGCACGTTGGTCTTCTGCGGGACGCCGTTGAGCGAGGTGCCGGCCGTGCTGAAGACGGCGGCCGTGGTGCCCTGGAAGGTGCCGGTGTCCCCGTCGTTGGTGAGCGTCAGAGCGCCTGCGGCCCAGGTGTTCCCGGTGTTGTCGGTGGTGGCCGTGAAGGCCGCCGTCGAGCCCTGCCAGACCAGGACGCCGAGAACGAGCAGGGCGACGGGCACGATCGCGGCGCGGATCCAGGAGCGCGAACGGAAGCCGGAGCGGTGGCGGTCGGACATGAGGGCGGGATCTCCAGGTGGGGGACGGGACTCGGGTCGGAGCCGGGCTGTCGGTGCTGTCTCCCAAGGGTGCCGCCGAACACCTTTCCCGGCCAGAGCGCAAGCCGCCGGACGCGCCGAAGTTGCTACCGTGCGTCACTTCTCGCCGGAACGGTCGCCGACCGGGTTCGGCCGTGTCCGTTCCACCGGCGTGCCGCGCCGTCACCGGGTGTGACCGTGAACGGCCGGTCTGCCACACCCCGGAACACCATGCGGTCCGATCGTGGGCACCCGGGTGAAACGTTGCGGTGAACCAGTCCGTCGATCCACCTGTTCCGGACAACCGCGACATCGGTGCTGCAACCCGCCAAGGTCAACGCAGCGTGACCAACCGGCCGAGCGAGTACCGCGCCACCGGCGCATATCCGAGGACGACCGGGGCGGGGCCGTCGATCGTCGCGGACGTACCGCAACCGGTGTCGTCCGGATGGATCTCGTGGTCGAGTCGGAGCACGATCCCGAACGGGGCGCGGACGGTCCAGGACCACGTCATCGACTCCGGATCGACGGCGTCGACGGTGAAGTCGACGGACAGTCCGGGCAGCGGACCGTGCACCGTGCCGGTCACCCCGGGAGCGATGGTGTCGGCAGAAGCTCGGACCCGGCGGATCTGCGGCGCCCATTCGCTCCAGCGCTGTGGGCGCAGGTACCGGTCCCAGGCCTCGGCCGGGTCGACCGGCCCGCGGGCCCGGACGGTCAGCTCCACGTGCGCGCCCCGATCGCTGCGGGCAAGCGTCGATGTTCCGCCGTCGACGCGCTGTCGGATCTCATTCCCCGCCGGTTCCGCTGGGCTGCCGGCGACAAACGCCGCCCCTGCGGCCTGCATGTCAGCAGTGGATGTTCCGATCGTTGCGGCCTCAGCACTGGAGCCGCGGAGAAGCCGGCGGACCCTGTGGGTGGGTGGTCACGCCCCCGGATCCCCCCGACAGTCGGGAGCCACACTGGACTCGGCGGGAGCGTGGGTGGGTCGTCACGACCTGGACCGACCGGCGACCCGATATCCACGATCAGGGGGGGGAGGATCGGGGGCCAGGCCGCCGTCGGGGGCGATGTGCTCGAAGATCTGCTCGACCAGACCGAGGATGTGCGGGTCGTCGACCGCGTAGATGTGGTGTCGGCCGGAGTGGTGCACGGTGACCACCCCCGCACCGCGGAGCTTGGCCAGGTGCTGGCTGGCGGTGGCGACGGTGACGCCGGCCAGGCGGGCCAGGGTGCCCACGTCCTGGGGGCCGCGGGCGGCCAGCCAGACCAGGTGCAGCCGGACCGGCGTCGCGAGGAGGGCGAAGGTCTCGGCGGCCGAGCGCAACTGGGGTCCGGTCAGCGTGACGGCAGCGGCATCCGCAGAGGCCACCGAAGGATCGGTCGGCACATCCGTCGGACCGGCGATCCGGGGATCGGCGGCGGGGCCGGACGGGTTCGCGGCGGCCGACGACCCGCCCGCACCGGCGGCGACGCTGCGTTCGGTCGGGCTCACCCCGCCATTCTCCCCGACGACGTCCCGGAGTTCGCCGCTCCGAACTTCTTCAAACATTTGCGCAATCGATTGAATGATGGCAGGGTCGTCCACGTCGAAGGGGAGTAGCACCGCCCGGGGTCACCCGGGTGCGGACGGTCGACACACCGGCGCCACGGCGCCCGGCCGTCCACCGGCGTCAGCGCCGGCGAGCGAGACCTTCGGCCGGCAACGAGAATCCGCCGGCCGTCGCGTCCTCCCGGACCCCGGCCCCGTCACGAGGGAAGCACCATGACCTCGCCGTCCATCGGTCGTGCGCACGCAGCGCGGCTGACCCGCTCGCTCGGCATCTGCGCCGTGCTCATCGCCCCCGCCGTGACCCTGCGGGTGGGTGGCATCGAGACCTCGCCGCTGGTCCAGCTGCTGGTGTACGGCGCGGCCGTGGTCGCCGCATCCTTCCTGCTGGCCTGGGCCGCGGAGGCGGCGCAGAAGGACATCTCCGGCGGTCTGGCGATCGCCGTGCTCGCGTTGATCGCGGTGCTGCCCGAGTACGCCGTCGACCTCTTCTACGCCTACCGCGCCGGAAGCGACCCGGAGTACGTGCAGTACGCGGCCGCGAACATGACCGGATCGAACCGGCTGCTGCTCGGCCTGGGCTGGCCGGTGGTGGTGCTGGTCGCGCTGGCCGCGGCGAAGCGGCTGCACAAGGGATCGACCCGGGCCCTGCACCTGGAGCCGGGCAACCGGCTCGAGCTCGGCTTCCTGATGGTGGCCGGCGTCGTCGCCTTCCTGATGCCGATCACCGGGCAGATCCACATCGGCTTCGGCCTCGCCGTGCTCGCCTGGTTCGGCTACTACCTCTACCGACTCACCCGCGGGGAGGTCGAGGAGCCGCACCTGGTCGGCACCTCGGCCGCGCTCGGCGCGCTGTCCCGCATCCGGCGGCGGATCGTGCTGCCCGGCCTGTTCGTGGTGGCGGCTGCGGTGATCCTGCTCTGCGCCGAGCCGTTCGCCACCAGCCTGGTGGACACCGGCACCCAGCTCGGCGTCGACCGGTTCCTGCTGGTGCAGTGGCTGGCGCCGCTCTCCTCCGAGGCGCCGGAGTTCATCATCGCGATCATCTTCGCCAGCCGCGGGAACGGCGCGGCGGCGATCGCCACCCTGATCTCCTCGAAGGTGAACCAGTGGACGCTGCTGGTCGGCTCGCTGCCGATCGCGCACCTGCTGGGTGGCGGCGGGTCCTCGCTGGTGCTCGACTCCCGGCAGGTCGAGGAGATGCTCCTGACCTCGGTGCAGACGATGATGGGCGTCGCGTTGATCCTGGCGCTGCGGTTCACCCGGGCGTCGGCCTGGACGTTGCTGGGACTGTTCGCCGTGCAGTTCGCCGTCACCGGCACCACCGGCCGGCTGATCCTCTCCGGCGTGTATGCGCTGATCGCCGTCGCCGCGTTGGTGCACCACCGGCGGCACGTGGTTCCGACCTTCCTCGCCCCGTTCCGGCCGCTGCCGGCCGATGCGCCGGAGGAGCGGGTCCCCCAGGTCGCAGCACGCTGAGTCCTGCTGTCCGGAAGCTGTTCGGGTGTCCGGATTCTGGGTCCGGGCCTGACTTCGGGGTGACCGACGCCGCACATGGTCGCGGCCGGCCGGGGAACCTCTCGGGCATGGCGATGTCGAACCCCGCCGGCCCGATCGGGGCCGGAGTGCCCGCGGAGGCGGGCCGGCGACCGTGAGCGGAACCATGACCCGGCCGCCCCGCGGCTCGGTGCTGACGAGCGTGCTGGACTCCGCCATGGACCGGTTGGTGGTGCCGGGGTACAGCCGGCTCGGACCGATGGTCCGCCGACGCTGGTGGCCGGCGGACCCGGAGCCGTTCGACGGCACCCCGCACATCGTGGTGACCGGTGGGTCGTCCGGACTCGGTCGGGCGACGGCCGCCGGGCTCTCGGCCCTGGGTGCGGTGGTGCACCTGGTCGGCCGGTCGGCGGAGCGGCTCGAGTCCTCCGCGGCCACGATCCGGCAGGCGGTGCCGGGCAGCGAGCTGGAACTGCACGTCTGCGACATCGGTGACCTCGACGCCGTCGCCGAGCTGGCGGGTGAGCTGCCGGAGACGGTGCACGGGCTGGTGCACAGCGCCGGGCTGGTGCCTCCGGAGCGTGCGCTGTCGCCGCAGGGGCACGAGC is drawn from Nakamurella alba and contains these coding sequences:
- a CDS encoding LamG-like jellyroll fold domain-containing protein codes for the protein MSRHAELPARRSVLRRAAWPAVLTVALALVPMLLWSGTGAVFTSTTRNNGNTFAFATYQQAVLADAPALYLPMSDAAPANTATTTGVGDISGNSHDYAIAAPPNCTLNGGQLLTLLCNGLLGLLQPAAANFQVAGPPGIHPTPSYGTTFNFGGTCMRPPATSGTNNQVSGAAVWNAPAPVALTLEAWVSTNSLNGGLVLGYAPSQETTTSAADRTLYLTPAGLPAFAVNTPGLSAGTPAANVAVATRGGAVYTTLTSPTAIRDGAWHHLVATVQPNPAPPAGSPYPAVLTLYVDGVAAVSYQTSAAAAVAYGTGKWRVQCIQGRSSTDPAVGTAQVLGGANPYTLVGSLSAVAIYYGSAASANQALPAATVLAHYRMGSTT
- a CDS encoding signal peptidase I, with translation MMSSHPVHHRLSRVRGTEVGLDLLQPAPARPRRPADDRPAPRVVLPTQRRPIDEPTPDGTLRFPPSWWFRFALSQLARLYLCFLIGATLLVTLVGLLPGWSTFVVRSGSMAPKIEVGDVVIVQARDDYSKGQVVTFHNPDLAGAVTTHRISADVDGRITTKGDANSVADPLEITRADIIGTGRILVPWIGLPMVWAQQRHWVPLGVFWASVLLALVVWRSDPELSKGGRHVAPR
- a CDS encoding SRPBCC family protein — protein: MELTVRARGPVDPAEAWDRYLRPQRWSEWAPQIRRVRASADTIAPGVTGTVHGPLPGLSVDFTVDAVDPESMTWSWTVRAPFGIVLRLDHEIHPDDTGCGTSATIDGPAPVVLGYAPVARYSLGRLVTLR
- a CDS encoding ArsR/SmtB family transcription factor, whose amino-acid sequence is MSPTERSVAAGAGGSSAAANPSGPAADPRIAGPTDVPTDPSVASADAAAVTLTGPQLRSAAETFALLATPVRLHLVWLAARGPQDVGTLARLAGVTVATASQHLAKLRGAGVVTVHHSGRHHIYAVDDPHILGLVEQIFEHIAPDGGLAPDPPPPDRGYRVAGRSRS
- a CDS encoding sodium:proton exchanger, whose product is MTSPSIGRAHAARLTRSLGICAVLIAPAVTLRVGGIETSPLVQLLVYGAAVVAASFLLAWAAEAAQKDISGGLAIAVLALIAVLPEYAVDLFYAYRAGSDPEYVQYAAANMTGSNRLLLGLGWPVVVLVALAAAKRLHKGSTRALHLEPGNRLELGFLMVAGVVAFLMPITGQIHIGFGLAVLAWFGYYLYRLTRGEVEEPHLVGTSAALGALSRIRRRIVLPGLFVVAAAVILLCAEPFATSLVDTGTQLGVDRFLLVQWLAPLSSEAPEFIIAIIFASRGNGAAAIATLISSKVNQWTLLVGSLPIAHLLGGGGSSLVLDSRQVEEMLLTSVQTMMGVALILALRFTRASAWTLLGLFAVQFAVTGTTGRLILSGVYALIAVAALVHHRRHVVPTFLAPFRPLPADAPEERVPQVAAR